From Stigmatopora argus isolate UIUO_Sarg chromosome 14, RoL_Sarg_1.0, whole genome shotgun sequence, the proteins below share one genomic window:
- the LOC144088587 gene encoding disintegrin and metalloproteinase domain-containing protein 11-like isoform X1: MRECVTTMLAARCFFLLFAAVGQRLAVSGVTESPGRNEATRDWTTEGGDPTAQVVYPKRLVQWTESGWEMAHQHLDTRVKTSYTQATSAVHLAQSTFWVEAFGRAFTLDLELNHHLLSSDYVERHFTPEGRTLQSTGGEHCYYQGRLRGVPDSWAALSTCLGLCGMFSDGVYSYQIEPVHNESNQEKGPHLIRRMPDFKLSPSSAGCTEDSEWDGRDVGDDRMETPPRDTSDAPKRSKRSARRPSVQAETKYIELMVVNDNDMIVQLRRSGSQTKNFAKAVVNMADAIYKEQLNTRIVLVAMETWTSKNMVPVVEDPLNTLQNFMKYRRDNIRERSDAVQLFSGRTFQSARSGTAFTGGVCSASRGGGINEFGNVGAMAITLCQSLGQNIGMKWNHVRDSAGDCRCPDTWLGCIMEETGYYLPRKFSRCSVDEYHQFLLQGGGSCLFNKPNKLLDPPDCGNGFVEPGEECDCGSQVECARSGGACCKKCTLTHDAMCSNGLCCSGCKYELRGAVCREAVNDCDIPETCTGDSSQCPHNVHKLDGYTCESHQGRCYGGRCRTRDGQCRGLWGFNSADRFCYEKLNAEGTDKGNCGRGPGGQGWLQCNKPDVLCGFLFCANISAKPKFGDLQGEVTSFTLYHQNKYLDCRGGHALLEDGSDLGYVEDGTPCGPNMMCSERRCLPVAAFNLSSCAGSDSGRVCSDHGTCSNEVKCICHRDYTGKDCSVFDPIPEPTVATGPEKKGPSGTNIIIGSIAGAILLAAIVLGGTGWGFKNIRRGRSGGG; the protein is encoded by the exons ATGCGGGAATGTGTGACGACCATGCTGGCGGCGCGGTGCTTCTTCTTGCTTTTTGCTGCAGTGGGCCAACGGCTGGCCGTGTCAG GTGTAACCGAGAGCCCGGGCCGGAACGAAGCCACTCGGGATTGGACGACAGAGGGCGGCGACCCCACAGCCCAAGTGGTCTATCCCAAGCGTTTGGTGCAGTGGACTGAGTCGGGGTGGGAAATGGCTCACCAGCACCTGGACACCCGGGTGAAAACAAGTTACACGCAAGCCACCTCG GCTGTCCACCTGGCGCAGAGCACTTTCTGGGTGGAAGCCTTCGGACGTGCCTTCACACTGGACCTGGAGCTAAATCA CCACCTGCTGTCTTCAGACTACGTGGAGCGCCATTTTACGCCGGAGGGCCGAACTCTGCAGTCAACG GGAGGAGAGCACTGCTACTACCAAGGAAGGTTAAGAGGTGTGCCAGATTCCTGGGCAGCACTCTCCACCTGCCTTGGCTTATG TGGGATGTTCTCAGATGGCGTCTATTCCTACCAGATTGAGCCTGTTCACAATGAAAGCAACCAG GAAAAGGGCCCCCACCTGATCCGCAGGATGCCAGATTTTAAACTCTCTCCCTCTAGCGCAG GCTGCACAGAGGACAGCGAGTGGGACGGCAGAGACGTTGGCGACGATCGAATGGAGACGCCGCCGCGGGACACGTCGGACGCGCCCAAGCGATCCAAGAGGTCCGCTCGCAGACCCTCCGTGCAGGCCGAGACCAAATATATCGAGTTGATGGTGGTCAACGATAATGACATG ATTGTACAGCTGCGGCGCTCCGGCAGCCAAACGAAAAACTTTGCCAAAGCAGTGGTCAACATGGCAGACGCG ATCTACAAAGAGCAGCTGAACACGAGGATCGTGCTGGTCGCCATGGAGACCTGGACCTCAAAGAACATGGTGCCGGTGGTGGAGGACCCCCTGAACACGCTGCAGAACTTCATGAAGTACCGGCGGGACAACATCCGCGAGCGCAGCGACGCCGTCCAACTTTTCTC GGGGCGCACCTTTCAGAGCGCTCGCAGCGGCACGGCCTTCACGGGAGGAGTGTGTTCCGCTTCCAGGGGAGGTGGCATCAACGAG TTTGGAAATGTCGGCGCCATGGCCATCACCTTGTGCCAGAGCCTGGGCCAGAACATTGGGATGAAGTGGAACCATGTGCGTGACTCTGCAG GAGATTGCAGGTGTCCCGACACCTGGCTGGGCTGTATTATGGAAGAGACTGG ATACTATCTGCCCAGAAAGTTCTCTCGCTGCAGCGTGGACGAGTACCACCAGTTCTTGCTCCAGGGAGGCGGCAGCTGCCTCTTCAACAAGCCCAACAAG CTGTTGGACCCTCCAGATTGCGGCAACGGCTTTGTGGAGCCCGGCGAAGAGTGCGATTGCGGCTCCCAGGTG GAGTGCGCCCGAAGCGGAGGAGCCTGCTGTAAAAAATGCACACTCACCCACGACGCCATGTGCAGCAACGGGCTGTGCTGCAGCGGCTGTAAG TACGAGCTGAGAGGGGCGGTGTGCCGAGAGGCCGTCAATGACTGTGACATCCCCGAAACTTGCACCGGGGACTCTAGCCAG TGTCCTCACAATGTCCACAAACTGGACGGTTACACTTGTGAAAGTCATCAA GGTCGCTGTTACGGCGGGCGATGTCGAACTCGAGATGGGCAGTGTCGAGGACTCTGGGGTTTCA ATTCTGCAGACCGGTTTTGTTACGAGAAGCTCAACGCCGAGGGGACCGACAAAGGCAACTGCGGTCGAGGCCCCGGCGGCCAAGGCTGGCTTCAGTGCAACAAGCC GGACGTCCTATGTGGCTTCCTGTTCTGCGCCAATATCAGCGCCAAGCCCAAGTTTGGTGACCTTCAAGGTGAGGTGACCAGCTTCACCCTCTACCACCAGAACAAGTACTTGGACTGTCG ggGCGGCCACGCTCTGCTGGAGGACGGCTCCGACCTGGGCTACGTGGAGGACGGCACCCCCTGCGGGCCCAACATGATGTGCTCGGAGCGACGCTGCCTCCCGGTGGCGGCCTTCAACCTCAGCAGCTGCGCCGGCTCCGACTCGGGACGCGTCTGCTCCGACCACGGG ACGTGCAGCAACGAGGTGAAGTGCATCTGCCACCGGGACTACACCGGCAAGGACTGCAGCGTCTTCGACCCCATTCCGGAGCCCACCGTGGCCACGGGGCCGGAGAAGAAAG GTCCCAGCGGCACCAATATCATAATAGGCTCCATCGCAGGAGCTATTCTCCTGGCAGCTATAGTCCTTGGGGGGACAGGATGGGGATTTAA AAATATTCGGCGAGGAAG
- the LOC144088587 gene encoding disintegrin and metalloproteinase domain-containing protein 11-like isoform X2: MRECVTTMLAARCFFLLFAAVGQRLAVSGVTESPGRNEATRDWTTEGGDPTAQVVYPKRLVQWTESGWEMAHQHLDTRVKTSYTQATSAVHLAQSTFWVEAFGRAFTLDLELNHHLLSSDYVERHFTPEGRTLQSTGGEHCYYQGRLRGVPDSWAALSTCLGLCGMFSDGVYSYQIEPVHNESNQEKGPHLIRRMPDFKLSPSSAGCTEDSEWDGRDVGDDRMETPPRDTSDAPKRSKRSARRPSVQAETKYIELMVVNDNDMIVQLRRSGSQTKNFAKAVVNMADAIYKEQLNTRIVLVAMETWTSKNMVPVVEDPLNTLQNFMKYRRDNIRERSDAVQLFSGRTFQSARSGTAFTGGVCSASRGGGINEFGNVGAMAITLCQSLGQNIGMKWNHVRDSAGDCRCPDTWLGCIMEETGYYLPRKFSRCSVDEYHQFLLQGGGSCLFNKPNKLLDPPDCGNGFVEPGEECDCGSQVECARSGGACCKKCTLTHDAMCSNGLCCSGCKYELRGAVCREAVNDCDIPETCTGDSSQCPHNVHKLDGYTCESHQGRCYGGRCRTRDGQCRGLWGFNSADRFCYEKLNAEGTDKGNCGRGPGGQGWLQCNKPDVLCGFLFCANISAKPKFGDLQGEVTSFTLYHQNKYLDCRGGHALLEDGSDLGYVEDGTPCGPNMMCSERRCLPVAAFNLSSCAGSDSGRVCSDHGTCSNEVKCICHRDYTGKDCSVFDPIPEPTVATGPEKKGPSGTNIIIGSIAGAILLAAIVLGGTGWGFKSGGG, from the exons ATGCGGGAATGTGTGACGACCATGCTGGCGGCGCGGTGCTTCTTCTTGCTTTTTGCTGCAGTGGGCCAACGGCTGGCCGTGTCAG GTGTAACCGAGAGCCCGGGCCGGAACGAAGCCACTCGGGATTGGACGACAGAGGGCGGCGACCCCACAGCCCAAGTGGTCTATCCCAAGCGTTTGGTGCAGTGGACTGAGTCGGGGTGGGAAATGGCTCACCAGCACCTGGACACCCGGGTGAAAACAAGTTACACGCAAGCCACCTCG GCTGTCCACCTGGCGCAGAGCACTTTCTGGGTGGAAGCCTTCGGACGTGCCTTCACACTGGACCTGGAGCTAAATCA CCACCTGCTGTCTTCAGACTACGTGGAGCGCCATTTTACGCCGGAGGGCCGAACTCTGCAGTCAACG GGAGGAGAGCACTGCTACTACCAAGGAAGGTTAAGAGGTGTGCCAGATTCCTGGGCAGCACTCTCCACCTGCCTTGGCTTATG TGGGATGTTCTCAGATGGCGTCTATTCCTACCAGATTGAGCCTGTTCACAATGAAAGCAACCAG GAAAAGGGCCCCCACCTGATCCGCAGGATGCCAGATTTTAAACTCTCTCCCTCTAGCGCAG GCTGCACAGAGGACAGCGAGTGGGACGGCAGAGACGTTGGCGACGATCGAATGGAGACGCCGCCGCGGGACACGTCGGACGCGCCCAAGCGATCCAAGAGGTCCGCTCGCAGACCCTCCGTGCAGGCCGAGACCAAATATATCGAGTTGATGGTGGTCAACGATAATGACATG ATTGTACAGCTGCGGCGCTCCGGCAGCCAAACGAAAAACTTTGCCAAAGCAGTGGTCAACATGGCAGACGCG ATCTACAAAGAGCAGCTGAACACGAGGATCGTGCTGGTCGCCATGGAGACCTGGACCTCAAAGAACATGGTGCCGGTGGTGGAGGACCCCCTGAACACGCTGCAGAACTTCATGAAGTACCGGCGGGACAACATCCGCGAGCGCAGCGACGCCGTCCAACTTTTCTC GGGGCGCACCTTTCAGAGCGCTCGCAGCGGCACGGCCTTCACGGGAGGAGTGTGTTCCGCTTCCAGGGGAGGTGGCATCAACGAG TTTGGAAATGTCGGCGCCATGGCCATCACCTTGTGCCAGAGCCTGGGCCAGAACATTGGGATGAAGTGGAACCATGTGCGTGACTCTGCAG GAGATTGCAGGTGTCCCGACACCTGGCTGGGCTGTATTATGGAAGAGACTGG ATACTATCTGCCCAGAAAGTTCTCTCGCTGCAGCGTGGACGAGTACCACCAGTTCTTGCTCCAGGGAGGCGGCAGCTGCCTCTTCAACAAGCCCAACAAG CTGTTGGACCCTCCAGATTGCGGCAACGGCTTTGTGGAGCCCGGCGAAGAGTGCGATTGCGGCTCCCAGGTG GAGTGCGCCCGAAGCGGAGGAGCCTGCTGTAAAAAATGCACACTCACCCACGACGCCATGTGCAGCAACGGGCTGTGCTGCAGCGGCTGTAAG TACGAGCTGAGAGGGGCGGTGTGCCGAGAGGCCGTCAATGACTGTGACATCCCCGAAACTTGCACCGGGGACTCTAGCCAG TGTCCTCACAATGTCCACAAACTGGACGGTTACACTTGTGAAAGTCATCAA GGTCGCTGTTACGGCGGGCGATGTCGAACTCGAGATGGGCAGTGTCGAGGACTCTGGGGTTTCA ATTCTGCAGACCGGTTTTGTTACGAGAAGCTCAACGCCGAGGGGACCGACAAAGGCAACTGCGGTCGAGGCCCCGGCGGCCAAGGCTGGCTTCAGTGCAACAAGCC GGACGTCCTATGTGGCTTCCTGTTCTGCGCCAATATCAGCGCCAAGCCCAAGTTTGGTGACCTTCAAGGTGAGGTGACCAGCTTCACCCTCTACCACCAGAACAAGTACTTGGACTGTCG ggGCGGCCACGCTCTGCTGGAGGACGGCTCCGACCTGGGCTACGTGGAGGACGGCACCCCCTGCGGGCCCAACATGATGTGCTCGGAGCGACGCTGCCTCCCGGTGGCGGCCTTCAACCTCAGCAGCTGCGCCGGCTCCGACTCGGGACGCGTCTGCTCCGACCACGGG ACGTGCAGCAACGAGGTGAAGTGCATCTGCCACCGGGACTACACCGGCAAGGACTGCAGCGTCTTCGACCCCATTCCGGAGCCCACCGTGGCCACGGGGCCGGAGAAGAAAG GTCCCAGCGGCACCAATATCATAATAGGCTCCATCGCAGGAGCTATTCTCCTGGCAGCTATAGTCCTTGGGGGGACAGGATGGGGATTTAA
- the LOC144088592 gene encoding P43 5S RNA-binding protein — protein MDAQLVDGSPPEKEKKQLKCPHDACGATFSKQSRLKDHEAIHSGDSPWLCTFLGCGRRFARKSRLIRHGRQHDAVKAFQCNFANCTKRFFLAIKLKKHMCYSHGEKEYFKCTQAACTSTFKKRFLFKQHLQEHGLVSKFKCSKAQCGAEFNSRPARKAHEKTHAGYRCPNVKCLVVASTWSVLQKHMVKHPSIFPCKVCKKLLKTASALRRHKRSHSSHKPALACPREDCQAYFSTTFNLEHHIRKMHLELFKYKCSFPGCPRTFAMRESMVRHMLRHDPNVVKQKKRPRVKKIWLKRLDGRCLPLVEDNLIRLFALRMRISHRAKVEVNLAGLFNERKIRHDVDPEVNLAGLFNERKIRHDVDPEVNLRRLFSIKTRSLPVK, from the exons atggacgCTCAACTTGTCGATGGAAGTCCAccggagaaggagaagaagcaATTAAAATGCCCCCACGACGCTTGCGGCGCTACTTTTTCCAAGCAAAGTAGGCTAAAGGACCACGAAGCGATCCACAGCGGAGAT AGTCCGTGGCTGTGCACTTTTCTTGGCTGCGGTCGTCGATTCGCCCGGAAGTCGCGTCTCATTCGCCACGGGAGGCAACATGATGCCGTTAAAGCATTCCA ATGCAATTTTGCCAATTGCACCAAGCGTTTTTTCCTGGCAATCAAGCTAAAGAAACACATGTGCTACTCGCACGGCGAGAAAGAGTACTTCAAG TGCACTCAGGCGGCCTGCACGTCGACCTTTAAGAAGAGATTCCTCTTCAAGCAGCATCTTCAAGAACACGGCTTGGTCTCCAAGTTCAA GTGCTCCAAGGCTCAATGCGGCGCCGAGTTCAACTCTCGCCCGGCCCGTAAAGCCCACGAGAAGACGCACGCAG GTTATCGCTGTCCGAATGTAAAGTGCCTGGTGGTTGCTTCCACTTGGAGCGTCCTTCAGAAGCACATGGTCAAACACCCAT CAATATTTCCATGCAAAGTGTGCAAAAAGCTGTTGAAGACGGCCAGCGCGCTGCGACGTCACAAGCGGAGCCACTCGTCGCACAAACCGGCGTTGGCGTGCCCCCGCGAGGACTGCCAGGCGTATTTTTCCACTACGTTCAACTTGGAGCACCACATTCGTAAGATGCACCTGGAGCTTTTCAAGTACAAGTGCTCCTTTCCAGGCTGTCCGCGCACCTTTGCCATGCGG GAAAGCATGGTGCGGCATATGCTTCGACATGACCCAAATGTCGTCAAACAGAAA AAACGCCCTCGCGTGAAGAAGATCTGGCTAAAACGGCTGGATGGCCGTTGTCTCCCCCTGGTGGAGGATAATCTCATCCGGCTGTTTGCGCTGCGCATGCGCATATCCCACCGCGCCAAAGTGGAGGTCAACCTGGCGGGCCTGTTCAACGAGCGCAAGATCCGGCACGACGTGGACCCGGAGGTCAACCTGGCGGGCCTTTTCAACGAGCGCAAGATCCGACACGACGTTGACCCGGAGGTCAACCTTCGCCGACTGTTCAGCATCAAGACCCGGTCGCTGCCTGTCAAGTGA